The following proteins come from a genomic window of Platichthys flesus chromosome 1, fPlaFle2.1, whole genome shotgun sequence:
- the LOC133958243 gene encoding transmembrane protein 138-like, translating to MLFNTFVFQVGLVAILLERFRMLLMLSALYLTFSIILHSWLMNLRWLNTNRFVWTDGLQVLFVFQRAASVLYYYFYKRTAEYLGDPRLYEDSPWLRDVFAQVRQ from the exons ATGCTGTTTAACACCTTCGTGTTCCAGGTCGGCCTGGTCGCCATATTGCTAGAGCGGTTTAGAATGCTGCTAATGCTCTCTGCTCTCTACCTGACCTTCAGCATCATACTCCACTCCTGGCTTATG AATCTGCGTTGGCTGAATACCAACAGATTTGTGTGGACAGACGGTCTTCAGGTGCTGTTTGTGTTCCAAAGAGCAG CTTCTGTGTTGTACTACTACTTCTACAAGAGGACCGCGGAGTACCTGGGTGACCCTCGTCTCTACGAGGACTCACCGTGGCTGCGAGACGTCTTCGCTCAGGTCAGACAGTGA
- the cfap70 gene encoding cilia- and flagella-associated protein 70: METPKEASEAFFIKITTTCGNNLQGKKADSFQSFLRVEVDNVLVGQSENKQYDPEEQCVDYNLTCTYLCHNDAQGLSDMVNHPIILTVSEFQPEEKKVEAKMVVMGQAVVDLMPLLQGECSFSATVPLHPVTGPPTKESKQSTLDVSVSVSAPLLSEVELSTSNLLKVTLETAYAVPESWTLLSNAAPTPSTFTAALEVPVMAKKDKVLVFCDGQLKPGGQREVSGRQKKRPNQALLVQGNHFMPGVYLQEEPIEQEDGELKGLEDLEFRNVAETTMSRVSWDTEMCCLLNAKGAARLRQRITESRLWPVEIMRSVAPQAKAVGKQPAEENSEILSHCVAFVDMGRLLYPGISRIRGAYSVRAFSEAELLNKAKRTVSVLKELEKAASKQMKAHASSAASSNKGKAGKNTDGAQKGVKESKDPPKKQPANPVKTAPAENDSPTETEPNGNTDQNTYSESRTYLIIEISLEKPLVPVTSPEELSRRVKALIPPRPPPPDGPRRAAEAVGDFHRQVGSVVTKVSDQYRELLGGTCKPSEDSSPEQVAVQLMGALNVSGRYFAFKEQMKHAVVRLVRDKMRKTDPITDPQDLQAFVSKLYVYLQDEMHIALNKIYSEDVDDDSKDEFQLSSSQLRHFAKEAQVTGDYEEAAHYCHELVVRDPNEPSHRFEWGGLCMLTGDHMKAKECFHDAVSIQQTHQPSLMMCGVLAATYERYAEARTFLEQATDIKPPSVVGWTLLGFLHEWQNEPILAQRAFLEAKKHLIAVVEKKQPQAGDLKKKRKGLKTKQVEEVDTAAPVCQSPDENPDPEHVNQNSERHKESSAKSVINSSNSECPTTIYIEAVKFLLQNNALQMAEHALSQELLCSEGGQSVSYLLHLAKLQLLKADYCTAAATLKMALFQRDQDADIWALNGHCHFLQGAFSDAQESYERSLHLPQQPSDSHPVLLRSGSIYLLHKMFEKAKEVFQRACEQSPSCLTWLGLGTAFYRLENLSIAEEALTEANHLNNQNAEVWAYLSLICLRTGRQEEAEQFYKFAVKFKLQKKFLLTEFNELKTQLRLSRLVLRS, encoded by the exons ATGGAGACCCCCAAAGAAGCATCAGAAGCATTCTTTATTAAAATCACCACAACATGTGGAAACAACCTG CAAGGGAAAAAGGCCGACAGCTTCCAGAGCTTCCTGCGGGTTGAGGTGGACAACGTTCTGGTGGGACAGTCAGAAAACAAGCAGTACGACCCTGAGGAGCAGTGTGTTGACTACAACCTCACCTGCACCTATCTCTGTCATAATGACGCTCAGGGTCTCAGTGACATGGTCAACCACCCGATCATAT TGACAGTGAGTGAGTTCCAGCCCGAGGAGAAGAAGGTCGAGGCAAAGATGGTGGTGATGGGCCAAGCTGTGGTCGACCTGATGCCACTGCTGCAGG gtGAGTGCAGCTTCTCAGCCACGGTCCCATTGCATCCAGTGACCGGCCCCCCGACCAAGGAGTCCAAG CAGTCGACCCTGGACGTGAGTGTCAGTGTGTCGGCTCCACTTCTGTCTGAGGTTGAACTGTCGACCTCCAACCTGCTGAAGGTCACCCTGGAGACAGCCTACGCCGTCCCTGAGTCCTGGACGCTGCTGTCGAATGCCGCCCCAACTCCCTCCACATTCACTGCCGCCCTGGAGGTCCCAGTGATGGCTAAG AAAGATAAGGTACTGGTGTTTTGTGATGGGCAGCTGAAGCCAGGGGGGCAGAGGGAGGTGAGCGGCAGACAGAAGAAGAGGCCCAATCAGGCCCTACTGGTCCAAGGAAACCACTTCATGCCTGGAGTTTATCTCCAAGAAGAGCCCATCGAGCAGGAGGACGGCGAGCTGAAAGGATTAGAG GACCTTGAGTTTCGTAACGTGGCAGAGACCACGATGAGCAGGGTGAGCTGGGACACAGAGATGTGCTGCCTCCTGAATGCAAAAGGAGCTGCCAG GCTACGACAGAGGATCACTGAGAGCAGACTGTGGCCAGTGGAGATCATGAGGTCGGTGGCTCCTCAAGCAAAAGCAGTGGGCAAGCAG CCGGCTGAGGAGAACTCAGAGATCCTTTCCCACTGTGTGGCATTTGTGGATATGGGGCGGCTGCTGTATCCCGGTATCAGCCGCATCCGAGGAGCGTACAGTGTCCGTGCCTTCTCCGAGGCCGAGCTGCTGAACAAG GCCAAGAGGACTGTCAGTGTGTTAAAGGAACTGGAGAAAGCTGCATCCAAACAGATGAAAGCTCATGCCAGCTCCGCTGCAAGCTCGAACAAGGGAAAGGCTGGGAAGAATACAGATGGAGCACAGAAGGGAGTCAAGGAATCAAAGGATCCACCCAAAAAG caacCTGCCAATCCGGTCAAGACGGCTCCAGCCGAGAACGACAGCCCGACCGAGACGGAGCCGAACGGCAACACAGACCAGAAT ACGTATTCTGAATCCAGAACCTACCTCATCATTGAGATCTCCTTGGAGAAACCACTGGTGCCCGTAACCTCTCCAGAGGAACTGTCCAGAAG ggtGAAGGCATTGATCCCACCCAGACCTCCCCCTCCAGATGGTCCTCgcagagcagcagag GCTGTTGGGGACTTCCACAGGCAGGTGGGCAGCGTGGTGACCAAAGTTTCAGACCAGTATCGGGAATTACTTGGAGGAACATGCAAGCCGTCAGAAGACAGCAGCCCGGAGCAAGTGGCAGTTCAGCTGATGGGAGCGCTCAATGTCTCTGGGAGATACTTCGCCTTCAAGGAGCAGATGAAG cATGCAGTGGTTAGGCTTGTACGTGACAAGATGCGGAAGACAGATCCcatcactgaccctcaggaTCTACAGGCTTTCGTTAGTAAGCTCTACGTCTATCTGCAGGATGAGATGCACATCGCCCTAaacaag aTTTATTCAGAAGATGTTGATGACGATTCCAAGGATGAATTCCAGTTGAGTTCTTCTCAGCTCAGACATTTTGCAAAGGAAGCTCAAGTGACTGGGGATTATGAGGAGGCTGCTCATTACTGCCACGAG CTCGTGGTGAGGGACCCCAATGAGCCCTCCCACAGATTTGAGTGGGGGGGTCTCTGCATGCTGACTGGAGACCACATGAAGGCTAAAGAGTGTTTCCATGATGCGGTATCCATCCAGCAGACACATCAGCCCAG CCTTATGATGTGTGGCGTGTTGGCAGCAACGTATGAGCGGTACGCGGAGGCTCGGACCTTCCTGGAGCAGGCCACGGACATAAAACCCCCCAGTGTGGTGGGCTGGACTCTGCTGG GTTTTCTCCATGAGTGGCAGAATGAACCCATCCTGGCTCAGAGGGCTTTTCTTGAGGCCAAAAAGCATCTGATTGCAGTCGTAGAAAAGAAGCAACCACAAGCCGGCGATCTGAAAAAGAAACGCAAAGGCCTGAAAACCAAgcaggtggaggaagtggacacagctgctcctgtgtgtcAGTCTCCTGATGAGAATCCAG ATCCAGAGCATGTTAACCAGaactcagagagacacaaagagtcTTCTGCAAAAAGTGTCATCAACAGTTCTAATTCAGAATGTCCCACCACCATTTACATAGAGGCTGTCAAGTTCCTGCTGCAGAACAATGCACTGCAG ATGGCAGAGCATGCTCTGTCCCAAGAGCTCCTGTGTTCAGAAGGAGGTCAGAGCGTCTCCTACCTCCTTCATCTGGccaagctgcagctgctcaaagCTGACTactgcactgctgctgccacccTCAAGATGGCACTGTTTCAAAGAGATCAG GATGCAGACATATGGGCTCTGAATGGTCACTGTCACTTCCTGCAAGGGGCCTTCAGTGACGCCCAGGAGAGCTATGAGCGGAGCCTGCACTTACCACAGCAGCCGTCTGACTCTCACCCTGTTCTCCTCCGCTCGGGATCCATCTACCTCCTGCATAAGATG TTTGAAAAAGCCAAAGAAGTCTTCCAGCGGGCTTGTGAACAGTCGCCCTCCTGCCTGACGTGGCTGGGTCTGGGCACCGCCTTTTACCGG ttggAGAATCTGTCTATAGCCGAGGAGGCTTTGACGGAGGCCAACCATTTAAACAACCAGAATGCAGAGGTGTGGGCCTACCTGTCTCTTATTTGCCTTAGG ACCGGCAGAcaagaggaagcagagcagtTTTATAAGTTTGCAGTGAAG TTTAAGCTGCAGAAGAAGTTTCTCCTCACAGAGTTCAATGAGCTGAAGACTCAGCTCCGACTCAGTCGCCTGGTGTTACGGTCATAA